From Deltaproteobacteria bacterium, the proteins below share one genomic window:
- a CDS encoding response regulator, translated as MKTILIIDDEAHVRMLYTEELQQQGYVVVGSDGSVNPLALVAEHKPDLIILDIKLGGKSGLDLLQTIRQKHPKLPVILSTAYDSFRFDMKSVAADAYVVKSYDSSELIAKVRVLAPL; from the coding sequence ATGAAAACCATTTTGATCATCGACGACGAAGCGCATGTGCGCATGCTGTATACCGAGGAGTTGCAACAGCAGGGATACGTGGTCGTGGGTTCCGACGGCTCGGTGAATCCTCTGGCTCTCGTGGCCGAGCACAAGCCGGATTTGATCATCCTGGACATCAAACTGGGCGGGAAGTCCGGCCTGGACCTGCTCCAGACCATCCGTCAAAAGCATCCCAAGCTGCCCGTTATTTTGAGCACGGCCTATGACAGTTTTCGTTTTGACATGAAGTCCGTGGCCGCCGACGCCTATGTGGTCAAATCGTACGACAGCTCGGAGTTGATAGCCAAGGTCCGGGTTTTGGCGCCGCTCTGA